Proteins from a genomic interval of Candidatus Hydrogenedentota bacterium:
- a CDS encoding PTS sugar transporter subunit IIA — protein sequence MRLADFLRPDLIKMNMEARSREEAIAELLDVLVQAHEVSYARRDGVLEALLDRESILGTGMEYGVAIPHAMSELVDDTVAALGTVPAGIPFESLDGAPTRLVLLMVSPKNDFAGRVRINSYVGRLFSNPAVVETLVSQPDAQSLLDLMTCMETEFPPPETRQAPGQARSSDS from the coding sequence ATGCGTCTGGCTGACTTTCTGCGCCCGGACCTCATCAAGATGAACATGGAAGCGCGCTCGCGGGAAGAGGCCATCGCCGAATTGCTCGATGTCCTCGTGCAGGCACATGAGGTGTCTTACGCCCGGCGGGATGGTGTTCTCGAAGCCCTTCTCGACCGCGAGAGCATCCTGGGTACCGGCATGGAGTATGGCGTCGCCATTCCGCACGCCATGTCGGAACTTGTGGATGATACGGTGGCCGCGCTGGGAACGGTCCCGGCGGGCATCCCGTTCGAGTCGCTCGATGGGGCGCCTACGCGGCTGGTCCTCTTGATGGTCTCGCCGAAGAACGATTTCGCCGGCCGTGTGCGCATCAATTCCTATGTGGGGCGCCTGTTCTCCAATCCCGCGGTTGTGGAAACCCTCGTGTCTCAGCCGGACGCCCAAAGCCTTCTCGACCTGATGACCTGCATGGAAACGGAATTCCCGCCGCCTGAGACGCGTCAGGCGCCCGGGCAAGCAAGGTCGAGCGATTCTTGA
- a CDS encoding cupin domain-containing protein, translated as MSDEHVGKKIQQLREAQGLGIEELAERSHCNPKFIEHLETGKLVPSLAPLTKIARGLGVHLGTFLDDAPDRGPVVVRGGHSDSMFHLSGISPSSLGTLEFTSLATNMKDRHMEPFVITVHPTVPEDITLSSHEGEEFIYVLSGAIEVAYGTETHVLRAGDSIYYESTTPHQVQASGDADARILAVIFTPA; from the coding sequence ATGTCGGACGAGCACGTCGGGAAAAAGATTCAGCAATTGCGCGAGGCGCAGGGACTCGGCATCGAAGAGCTGGCGGAACGCAGCCACTGCAACCCGAAATTCATCGAGCATCTCGAAACGGGCAAGCTGGTGCCGTCGCTGGCCCCGCTGACGAAAATCGCGCGCGGGCTCGGGGTGCATCTCGGCACGTTCCTCGACGACGCGCCAGACCGCGGCCCCGTCGTGGTGCGCGGCGGGCATTCGGACAGCATGTTTCACTTGTCCGGCATCAGTCCATCGAGCCTCGGCACGCTCGAATTCACGTCTCTGGCGACGAACATGAAAGACCGGCACATGGAGCCGTTCGTGATCACGGTGCACCCGACAGTGCCGGAGGACATCACCCTCTCTTCACACGAAGGGGAGGAGTTCATCTACGTGCTCTCCGGCGCGATCGAGGTGGCTTACGGCACCGAGACGCACGTGCTCCGGGCGGGCGACAGCATCTACTACGAGTCCACGACGCCGCACCAGGTCCAAGCCAGCGGCGACGCCGACGCGCGCATCCTGGCGGTCATCTTTACGCCCGCATGA
- the rhaT gene encoding L-rhamnose/proton symporter RhaT has protein sequence MNPFLGVTLHAVGGLAAASFYIPYKGVRRWSWESYWIVGGIFSWIIAPWTVALLTVPDVAGVLLAADLKTLFWCYFFGVLWGIGGLTFGLSVRYLGMSLGYAITLGFCAAFGTLIPPLFEGRMPELASHFSGWVVISGVGVCLAGIATCGHAGIRKERELSAEAKTASIQEFDFFKGVWVAVLSGVMSACMNYGITAGRPLAELAGNMGAPALFVNGPVFIIVLAGGFTTNVLWCVYLNRKNRSGGDYVNTDTPLLLNFALSALAGTTWYFQFMFFGMGKTQMGTFDFSSWTLHMAFIIIFSNIWGLIFREWRGSSRRTLHWVLAGILVLMASTIVVGTGNTLEERRNQDATAQETAATGEAAAAQPASLPLGENADQHGTVPGHTTGEIPVEGAQVLLPPEVADPS, from the coding sequence GTGAATCCGTTTCTTGGGGTGACACTGCACGCGGTGGGCGGACTGGCCGCCGCCAGCTTCTATATTCCGTACAAGGGGGTGCGGCGCTGGTCGTGGGAGAGCTACTGGATCGTTGGCGGGATATTCAGTTGGATTATCGCGCCGTGGACCGTGGCGCTGCTCACGGTGCCGGACGTGGCCGGCGTTCTGCTCGCGGCGGACCTTAAGACGCTGTTCTGGTGCTATTTCTTCGGCGTGCTGTGGGGGATTGGCGGGCTGACGTTCGGACTGTCGGTGCGGTACCTGGGCATGTCGCTCGGCTACGCGATTACGCTGGGCTTTTGCGCGGCGTTTGGCACGCTAATCCCGCCGCTCTTTGAGGGCCGCATGCCGGAACTCGCGAGCCACTTCAGCGGCTGGGTGGTGATCTCGGGCGTAGGCGTCTGCCTTGCGGGCATCGCCACGTGCGGCCACGCGGGTATACGCAAGGAGCGCGAACTCTCCGCGGAGGCGAAAACGGCGAGCATCCAGGAGTTCGATTTCTTCAAGGGCGTGTGGGTTGCGGTGCTGTCGGGCGTGATGAGCGCGTGCATGAACTACGGCATCACGGCGGGCAGGCCTCTGGCCGAACTGGCGGGCAATATGGGTGCGCCCGCGCTGTTCGTGAACGGCCCGGTGTTCATCATCGTGCTCGCGGGCGGGTTTACAACGAACGTGCTCTGGTGCGTGTATCTGAACCGGAAGAACCGCAGCGGCGGCGACTATGTGAATACGGATACGCCGCTTCTCTTGAACTTCGCGCTCTCTGCCCTTGCGGGTACCACGTGGTATTTCCAGTTTATGTTTTTCGGCATGGGCAAGACGCAGATGGGGACCTTCGACTTCTCGAGTTGGACGCTGCACATGGCGTTTATCATCATTTTCAGCAATATCTGGGGCCTGATTTTCCGCGAGTGGCGCGGGTCAAGCCGGCGCACCTTGCACTGGGTACTCGCGGGCATCCTCGTGCTGATGGCGTCGACTATCGTCGTGGGCACGGGCAACACGCTCGAAGAACGGCGCAACCAAGACGCAACCGCGCAGGAAACGGCAGCCACAGGGGAAGCCGCCGCCGCGCAACCGGCCTCACTTCCCCTCGGGGAAAATGCGGACCAGCACGGCACCGTGCCGGGGCACACGACCGGCGAAATCCCCGTCGAAGGCGCCCAGGTCCTGCTGCCGCCAGAGGTCGCGGACCCGTCGTGA
- a CDS encoding V-type ATP synthase subunit D, with product MSLDTFSPTRMNLLQRKAQIKLAVDGVVLLKGKRDALLQELLKRARELRSMRNELHHRGRGAAVALALARAVCGTPELRSAALAGRREITLSVHTEKVWGVGLGDITVDGVVRDLKSRGIGMLDNSAHVHEVAQAYEEMLEQLLKCAPMERNLQAIGQEVKKVSRRINALEEYLIPKLSGEMNAISRVLNEREREDTFRMKRIKGKKGRQRLASETAESGGADHASG from the coding sequence ATGAGCCTTGACACCTTCTCTCCGACGCGCATGAATCTGCTCCAGCGCAAGGCGCAGATTAAGCTGGCCGTCGATGGCGTGGTCCTGCTGAAGGGCAAGCGCGACGCGCTGCTGCAGGAGTTGCTGAAGCGCGCGCGGGAACTGCGTTCGATGCGCAACGAACTGCATCACCGCGGCCGCGGCGCCGCTGTCGCGCTGGCCCTCGCGCGCGCGGTTTGCGGCACGCCGGAATTGCGCTCGGCGGCCCTGGCCGGCCGTCGCGAGATCACGCTCTCCGTGCACACGGAAAAGGTGTGGGGCGTCGGCCTGGGCGATATTACGGTGGACGGCGTCGTGCGCGACCTGAAGAGCCGCGGCATCGGTATGCTCGACAACTCGGCCCACGTTCACGAAGTCGCGCAGGCTTATGAGGAAATGCTCGAGCAGCTCCTCAAATGCGCGCCGATGGAACGCAACCTGCAGGCCATCGGCCAAGAAGTCAAGAAGGTAAGCCGCCGCATCAACGCGCTTGAAGAGTACCTGATTCCAAAGCTGAGCGGCGAAATGAACGCCATCTCGCGCGTGCTCAATGAGCGCGAACGGGAAGATACGTTCCGCATGAAGCGCATTAAAGGGAAGAAAGGCCGGCAGCGTCTCGCCAGTGAAACGGCCGAAAGCGGGGGGGCTGACCATGCGTCTGGCTGA
- a CDS encoding NPCBM/NEW2 domain-containing protein: protein MIRALLTVLLSSAPFADTVGLAELDLARMTAGWGQPRANQSVQENPLRIAGQAYEHGVGTHAHSVLYVALHGEAKALTGAAGIDDEVNGAAASVRFRVIGDGKVLWDSGVRKANEPAVPFELDLQGVQTLALLADPAGDGVSFDHADWADVRIAFEGARPEAIDPPREEPYILTPPAPREPRINGPRVFGVRPGSPFLFTIPATGDRPMTFGAEGLPEGLTLDAETGRISGVLAAAGEHKVLLCAKNALGEARRDFRIIAGDTVALTPPMGWNSWYCYFDSVTDEMMRTAADAMVASGMVNHGYAYVNIDDGWSVRPGARRKPVSGEERDAQGRINSNGKFPDMRALTDYIHSLGLKAGIYTSPGPTTCAGYAGTYQHEEQDAARFAEWGFDFLKYDWCSYGNMVRNPTLEELKAPYLAMRRALDAQPRDIVYNLCQYGMGNVWEWGAEVGGNCWRTTGDLGAATDLFTNVVSYGLFHHDKAQWNRPGHYNDPDYLLIGHIGWHGELRPTPLTPNEQYFHISLWALLAVPFIFSGDISKLDPFTLSLLTNDEVLEIDQDPLCRAAAPVMHGDLVEAWAKDMEDGSKSVGLFNLDEIEREVRVTWTELGVTGSRRVRDLWRQQDLGAFDGDFAGRVPRHGAVLVRIFPEGK, encoded by the coding sequence ATGATACGCGCGCTGTTGACGGTCCTGCTGAGTTCCGCCCCATTTGCCGATACGGTCGGCCTCGCCGAACTCGATCTGGCCAGGATGACCGCCGGTTGGGGCCAGCCCCGCGCGAACCAGTCCGTGCAGGAGAATCCGTTGCGTATCGCCGGGCAGGCGTACGAACACGGCGTGGGCACGCACGCGCACAGCGTGCTGTATGTCGCGCTGCACGGCGAGGCCAAGGCGCTGACGGGCGCGGCGGGTATCGACGACGAGGTCAACGGCGCGGCCGCCAGCGTGCGGTTCCGCGTCATCGGCGACGGCAAGGTCTTGTGGGACAGCGGCGTGCGCAAGGCAAACGAGCCCGCCGTCCCGTTCGAACTTGACCTGCAGGGCGTACAGACACTCGCGCTGCTCGCGGACCCCGCGGGCGACGGCGTCAGCTTCGACCACGCGGACTGGGCGGACGTGCGCATCGCGTTCGAGGGCGCGCGGCCCGAGGCCATCGACCCACCCCGCGAAGAGCCGTACATCCTGACGCCGCCCGCGCCGCGCGAACCGCGAATCAACGGCCCGCGCGTCTTCGGCGTGCGGCCCGGTTCGCCCTTCCTGTTCACGATTCCCGCGACGGGCGACCGCCCCATGACGTTTGGGGCCGAGGGGCTGCCCGAGGGGTTGACGCTCGATGCTGAGACCGGCCGCATCAGCGGCGTATTGGCCGCGGCAGGCGAGCACAAGGTCCTGCTGTGCGCCAAGAACGCGCTTGGCGAGGCGCGGCGCGACTTCCGGATCATCGCGGGCGACACCGTAGCGCTAACGCCGCCCATGGGGTGGAACAGCTGGTACTGCTATTTCGATTCCGTGACGGACGAGATGATGCGGACTGCCGCGGACGCGATGGTGGCGTCCGGCATGGTCAATCACGGCTACGCCTACGTGAACATCGACGACGGCTGGTCCGTGCGGCCCGGCGCGCGCCGTAAACCCGTAAGCGGCGAAGAGCGCGACGCGCAAGGCCGGATCAACAGCAACGGCAAGTTCCCGGACATGCGCGCGCTCACGGATTACATCCACAGCCTGGGCCTGAAGGCAGGCATCTACACCTCGCCCGGACCCACGACCTGCGCCGGCTACGCGGGCACCTATCAGCACGAGGAACAGGACGCGGCCCGGTTCGCGGAATGGGGCTTCGATTTCCTCAAATACGACTGGTGCTCCTACGGCAATATGGTGCGCAATCCCACGCTCGAGGAACTCAAGGCTCCTTATCTCGCGATGCGGCGCGCCCTCGACGCGCAGCCCCGCGACATCGTCTACAACCTGTGCCAGTACGGGATGGGCAACGTGTGGGAATGGGGCGCGGAAGTGGGCGGCAATTGCTGGCGCACCACGGGCGACCTCGGCGCGGCCACGGACCTCTTCACGAACGTGGTGAGCTACGGCCTCTTCCACCACGACAAGGCGCAGTGGAACCGGCCCGGCCACTATAACGATCCCGACTACCTGCTCATCGGGCACATCGGCTGGCATGGCGAACTGCGGCCCACGCCACTGACGCCGAACGAGCAGTACTTTCACATCTCCTTGTGGGCGCTGCTCGCGGTGCCGTTCATCTTCAGTGGCGACATCTCGAAGCTCGACCCTTTCACGCTTAGCCTGCTGACAAACGACGAGGTTCTCGAAATCGATCAAGACCCGCTCTGCCGCGCCGCCGCGCCCGTCATGCACGGCGACCTCGTGGAAGCCTGGGCCAAGGACATGGAAGACGGGTCGAAGTCCGTCGGGCTCTTCAACCTGGACGAAATCGAGCGGGAAGTGCGTGTCACGTGGACCGAACTCGGCGTGACCGGGTCACGACGGGTCCGCGACCTCTGGCGGCAGCAGGACCTGGGCGCCTTCGACGGGGATTTCGCCGGTCGTGTGCCCCGGCACGGTGCCGTGCTGGTCCGCATTTTCCCCGAGGGGAAGTGA
- a CDS encoding wax ester/triacylglycerol synthase family O-acyltransferase, protein MSENHLDRRLSPMDAFFLYLEREEQPLHVGAVCVFEGRIPYREFVQTLESRLHLVPRYRQRVLFTPLQLGHPVWEHDPDFDIKNHVFRVRLPAPATEEELRTLTGQIFTGMLDRNKPLWEVYFVEGLEGNRTAVVVKVHHCMVDGVAGIGLALVLLDIVPDPPKIPKPRFRPAPLPAAKDLVVDALWDNASDTLRHWSRWQRGLAAYARGFDSVSVARNFKKFATTMARFLLPFTRMPFNVPLSGERVVYWREYLFADARAIRAVLGGTVNDVILTVLGAAMRKYFQEMRPGKRLPESLRVLVPVNVRRETERAALGNHISLMPVELPLHPEGAPERLRATDVLMRQLKEARVAEAIALMFDVVQGAPAFLQALALGAWAHPLVQGTMSTVAAPVPPANLICTNVPGPQIPLYSCGHKLLAMYPALPVALEMGVNMAITSYDQKLFITFIGDGKTDQDLKRIADYFDASFRELRGTAEVKGAQYIEIIRQQHEKPAEAC, encoded by the coding sequence ATGTCAGAGAATCATCTGGACAGACGCTTGTCTCCCATGGACGCCTTTTTCCTCTATCTCGAACGGGAGGAACAGCCGCTGCACGTGGGGGCCGTGTGCGTGTTCGAAGGCCGCATCCCCTATCGAGAGTTCGTGCAGACGCTGGAATCCCGGTTGCATCTTGTGCCCCGCTACCGGCAACGCGTCCTCTTCACGCCGCTGCAGTTGGGTCATCCCGTCTGGGAGCACGACCCGGATTTCGACATCAAGAATCACGTGTTCCGCGTCCGGCTCCCGGCACCCGCGACAGAAGAAGAGTTGCGCACGCTGACGGGCCAGATCTTTACCGGCATGCTGGACCGCAACAAGCCGTTGTGGGAGGTCTATTTCGTCGAGGGACTCGAAGGCAACCGCACCGCCGTGGTGGTCAAGGTACATCATTGCATGGTAGACGGCGTCGCGGGCATCGGTCTCGCGCTGGTATTGCTCGACATTGTGCCCGACCCGCCGAAGATACCAAAACCCCGCTTCCGGCCGGCGCCCCTGCCCGCGGCGAAGGATTTGGTCGTGGATGCGCTATGGGACAATGCCAGCGACACGCTGCGGCACTGGTCCCGGTGGCAGCGCGGCTTGGCGGCCTATGCGCGAGGCTTCGATTCGGTAAGCGTGGCGCGGAACTTCAAGAAATTCGCCACAACGATGGCGCGCTTCCTGCTCCCGTTCACGCGCATGCCGTTCAATGTGCCGCTGAGCGGTGAGCGCGTCGTGTACTGGCGTGAATACTTGTTCGCAGACGCGCGCGCCATTCGCGCGGTGCTCGGCGGCACCGTGAACGACGTGATCCTGACCGTTCTGGGCGCGGCGATGCGCAAGTATTTCCAGGAGATGCGGCCGGGAAAACGGTTGCCGGAGTCGCTTCGGGTGCTCGTGCCCGTAAACGTCCGCCGCGAAACGGAGCGGGCCGCGCTGGGCAATCACATCTCGCTTATGCCCGTTGAACTGCCGCTGCATCCGGAGGGTGCGCCCGAGCGGCTGCGCGCCACCGACGTGCTCATGCGTCAATTGAAGGAAGCGCGCGTGGCGGAAGCGATCGCCCTGATGTTCGACGTCGTGCAGGGAGCCCCGGCGTTTCTGCAGGCGCTGGCGCTGGGCGCGTGGGCGCATCCGCTGGTTCAAGGGACCATGTCCACCGTGGCCGCGCCGGTCCCGCCCGCCAATCTGATCTGCACGAACGTGCCGGGGCCGCAGATACCGCTCTATTCGTGCGGGCACAAGCTGCTCGCCATGTATCCCGCGTTACCGGTGGCCCTGGAGATGGGCGTGAACATGGCTATCACCAGCTATGACCAGAAGCTGTTCATCACGTTCATAGGCGACGGCAAGACGGACCAGGACTTGAAGAGGATCGCGGATTACTTCGATGCCAGCTTCCGGGAACTGCGCGGAACGGCCGAAGTGAAGGGGGCGCAATACATCGAAATCATCCGCCAGCAGCATGAGAAACCGGCGGAGGCGTGCTGA
- a CDS encoding arabinose ABC transporter substrate-binding protein, protein MPVRRGTCGVLALLLLAGLLGACSGGGEPGRIKIGFLVKQPEVVWFQKEWEFAQQAADRYGFDLIKIGATDAEKVLAAIGNLGAQGAQGFIICTPDVRLGPGIMARANLYGMKVFTVDDQLVGPDGQFLDVPYMGISASDIGRKVGHALYGEYDRRGWPVEETAACIVTYDQLTTAKERTDGAIAALVEAGFPADRIHQTAQRTTDIEGSFNAAGTLLTRFPDVKRWLVASMNDEGVIGAVRAMEGRGFSADTVIGIGIGGSSCVVEFQKSSPTGFYATCLISPKRHGYETAEWMYKWVTEGVEPPEDTRTEGIIITRDTYEQVMREHGLL, encoded by the coding sequence ATGCCAGTCAGACGCGGTACTTGCGGGGTCTTGGCACTACTGCTGCTCGCGGGCTTGTTGGGGGCCTGTTCCGGCGGGGGCGAACCTGGGCGCATCAAGATCGGGTTCCTCGTCAAACAGCCCGAGGTGGTCTGGTTCCAAAAGGAATGGGAATTCGCCCAGCAGGCCGCGGACCGTTACGGTTTCGACCTGATCAAGATTGGCGCCACGGACGCGGAAAAGGTGCTCGCGGCCATTGGCAACCTCGGCGCACAAGGAGCGCAGGGCTTTATCATCTGCACGCCGGATGTGCGCCTTGGTCCGGGCATCATGGCGCGGGCGAACCTGTACGGGATGAAAGTCTTCACGGTGGACGACCAGCTCGTCGGGCCGGACGGGCAGTTCCTGGACGTGCCCTACATGGGCATCTCCGCCTCCGACATCGGCAGGAAGGTCGGGCACGCGCTCTACGGCGAGTATGACCGGCGCGGCTGGCCCGTGGAGGAGACCGCGGCCTGCATCGTCACTTACGACCAACTAACCACAGCCAAGGAACGCACGGACGGCGCCATCGCAGCCCTGGTCGAGGCCGGGTTCCCGGCGGACCGCATACACCAGACCGCGCAACGCACAACGGATATCGAGGGCAGCTTCAATGCGGCGGGGACGCTCCTGACGCGCTTCCCGGACGTGAAGCGGTGGCTCGTCGCCTCGATGAACGATGAAGGGGTCATCGGCGCGGTGCGCGCGATGGAAGGGCGCGGGTTCTCCGCGGACACGGTAATCGGTATCGGCATCGGCGGCAGCAGTTGTGTCGTCGAGTTTCAGAAGTCATCGCCCACAGGGTTCTACGCGACGTGCCTGATCAGCCCCAAGCGCCACGGCTACGAAACGGCGGAATGGATGTACAAGTGGGTCACGGAAGGCGTCGAGCCGCCTGAAGATACGCGCACCGAGGGCATAATTATCACGCGGGACACCTACGAGCAGGTCATGCGGGAACACGGGCTATTGTAG
- a CDS encoding GNAT family N-acetyltransferase — protein MATQKKSKRVYPWSEKLGTHTIAFELMKAEDRDRLLRFTQSLPADDVMFLRKDITKTAVVDDWIDKIRQGSTITVLANDEKHRIVGYASLHRDQLLWTRHLGEIRVVIAPELRGIGLGKRLVHEMFQVGRQHKLQRIVVNMRRDQMPLQVMLERLGFKAEALLTDWLMDAEGHTHDLLVMSCRLDDL, from the coding sequence ATGGCAACGCAGAAAAAGTCCAAGCGCGTCTACCCCTGGTCCGAGAAACTTGGCACGCATACCATAGCCTTCGAGTTGATGAAAGCGGAGGACCGGGACCGGTTGCTCCGCTTTACGCAATCCCTGCCCGCGGACGACGTGATGTTCCTGCGCAAAGACATCACCAAGACGGCCGTCGTCGACGACTGGATCGACAAGATACGGCAGGGCTCGACGATTACAGTGCTGGCGAACGACGAAAAACACCGGATTGTAGGGTATGCCAGCCTGCATCGGGACCAGTTGCTGTGGACGCGCCATCTGGGCGAAATCCGCGTCGTCATCGCGCCGGAACTCCGTGGCATCGGGCTGGGTAAGCGTCTTGTTCACGAAATGTTCCAGGTGGGGCGCCAGCATAAGCTGCAGCGCATCGTCGTCAACATGCGCCGCGATCAGATGCCGCTTCAGGTCATGCTGGAACGGCTGGGATTCAAGGCTGAGGCTTTGCTCACGGACTGGCTGATGGACGCGGAGGGGCACACCCACGACCTGCTGGTTATGTCCTGCCGGCTGGACGACCTCTGA
- a CDS encoding alpha/beta fold hydrolase has protein sequence MAHAGAVAIVEEPRRANISFWRELFSAVDYVSLKLAPVYYGYGVPHGRGEPVIVVPGFLGCDLYLIEMYLWLRRVGYTPYMSRIGQNAECPDLLIHRLLRTLNYAYNATGRRVHLVGHSLGGVLARGVAARRPDRVASVIMLASPFRGVRVNPWIYRTIERLRSRLHGRRCYGKQCFTATCACGFSCTMRYTFPGNIPQTAVYTKNDGVVDWPVCINDDRTTDVEVSGTHIGLVWNPESYRVIAQRLHAAERQWRAARRGKPRKREPDVLPAR, from the coding sequence ATGGCCCATGCCGGCGCGGTCGCCATCGTCGAAGAACCTCGTCGCGCCAATATCTCCTTTTGGCGTGAATTGTTCAGCGCCGTCGACTATGTCTCGCTCAAGCTTGCCCCCGTCTACTATGGGTACGGGGTGCCCCACGGCCGCGGGGAACCGGTGATCGTGGTGCCCGGCTTTCTGGGGTGCGACCTTTACCTTATCGAGATGTATCTCTGGCTCCGGCGCGTCGGCTACACCCCGTATATGTCACGTATCGGCCAGAACGCCGAGTGTCCCGACCTCCTTATCCACCGCTTGCTCCGGACCTTGAACTATGCGTACAACGCCACCGGCAGACGGGTTCATCTCGTCGGCCACAGCCTGGGTGGCGTGCTCGCCCGCGGCGTTGCCGCGCGCCGGCCCGACCGGGTCGCCTCGGTGATCATGCTTGCCTCCCCGTTTCGCGGCGTCCGCGTGAACCCGTGGATATACCGCACCATCGAGCGCTTGCGCAGCCGGCTGCATGGGCGCCGCTGCTACGGCAAGCAATGCTTCACCGCCACGTGTGCCTGCGGTTTTTCCTGCACGATGCGGTACACTTTCCCGGGCAACATTCCTCAGACCGCCGTGTATACGAAAAACGACGGCGTAGTCGATTGGCCTGTGTGTATCAACGACGACCGAACCACGGACGTGGAAGTGAGCGGCACGCACATCGGCCTCGTCTGGAATCCGGAGTCTTATCGCGTTATTGCGCAGCGGCTCCACGCCGCGGAGCGGCAATGGCGCGCCGCCCGGCGCGGCAAACCGCGCAAACGCGAGCCCGACGTCCTGCCTGCCCGATGA
- the araH gene encoding L-arabinose ABC transporter permease AraH has translation MPATPMRLRTLAGLLRDRAGMLALFLLMFAILAFAVPNFFTWANMMELALSVSMVGMVACTMLLCLASGDFDLSVEAVVASAGVLAAVVIGATNSVALGILAGVVAGGVVGLTNGVVIAYFGVNALITTLSTMQIVRGLGFIVAGGAAVPIVREEFFVLGMGSLFSVPYPVWITLACFLLFAFVLNHTAFGRHTLAIGGNREATRLSGIPVERVKIVIFTLQGLMAGFAGVILTSRFTSGQPNSGVGFSLDVISACVLGGVSLSGGVGTVTGVVVGVLIMGTVQDVMSLLNVPTFSQYVARGVILLAAVLFDQLKNRFGR, from the coding sequence ATGCCGGCGACTCCGATGAGACTGCGAACACTGGCGGGTCTTCTCCGGGACCGTGCCGGAATGCTGGCGCTCTTCCTCCTCATGTTCGCAATTCTGGCCTTCGCCGTTCCCAATTTCTTCACCTGGGCCAACATGATGGAACTGGCGCTGTCGGTGTCGATGGTCGGCATGGTCGCCTGCACGATGCTGCTCTGCCTGGCTTCGGGCGACTTCGACCTCTCCGTAGAGGCGGTAGTCGCATCGGCGGGCGTGCTGGCGGCCGTCGTGATTGGCGCGACGAACAGCGTGGCGCTGGGTATCCTGGCGGGCGTGGTCGCGGGCGGCGTTGTCGGCCTGACCAACGGCGTCGTTATTGCCTATTTCGGCGTCAATGCGCTGATCACCACGCTCTCGACCATGCAAATCGTGCGGGGATTAGGCTTTATCGTCGCGGGCGGCGCCGCCGTGCCCATCGTGCGTGAGGAATTCTTCGTGCTGGGCATGGGCAGCCTGTTCAGCGTGCCCTATCCGGTCTGGATCACGCTGGCGTGCTTCCTCCTCTTCGCGTTCGTGCTCAACCACACGGCGTTTGGCCGGCACACGCTGGCGATCGGCGGCAACCGCGAAGCGACCCGGCTCTCCGGCATTCCCGTCGAGCGCGTCAAAATCGTCATTTTCACGCTGCAAGGGTTGATGGCGGGCTTCGCCGGCGTAATCCTGACCTCGCGCTTCACGAGCGGCCAACCGAACAGCGGCGTCGGGTTTTCGCTCGACGTGATCTCCGCGTGCGTGCTCGGCGGCGTGTCGCTTTCCGGCGGCGTGGGCACAGTCACGGGCGTCGTCGTGGGCGTGCTGATCATGGGCACGGTCCAGGACGTGATGAGCCTGCTCAACGTGCCGACTTTCAGTCAATACGTGGCCCGCGGCGTCATCCTGCTCGCCGCGGTGCTCTTCGACCAACTCAAGAACCGGTTCGGGCGCTGA